Genomic window (Candidatus Methylomirabilota bacterium):
GCGTCAACCACATCGACACCGCCGCTCGGTACGGGGACTCCGAGCTCCGCATCGGCCCGTGGATGGCGCGTCACCGGAAGGACTTCTTCCTCGCGACCAAGACCGGGTCGCGAACCGGCCCGGAGGCCCGGGAGGACATCCACCGCTCGCTCGACCGGCTGCGCGTCGATCACGTCGATCTGATCCAGCTCCATTCGCTTGGGCATCCGGACGACTGGGACCAGGCGATGGGACCCGAGGGCGCGCTCGAGGCGGCGGTCGAGGCGCGCCAGCAGGGCCTGGTGCGCTTCATCGGCGTCACAGGCCACGGTTGGACCATCGCCGCCATGCACCGGCGGAGCCTCGCGCGCTTCGACTTCGACTCCGTGCTCTTGCCGTTCAACTTCCTCTTCGCCCAGAACGAGCGCTACCGGAACACTTTCGACGAGGTGCTCGCCACCTGCCGCGAGCGCAACGTGGCGGTGCAGATCATCAAGTCGATCGCGCGCGGGCCGTGGGCCACCACGGACCGGACGCACACCACCTGGTATCAGCCGCTCGAGGCGCAGGAGGACATCGACCGGGCAGTCCACTGGATCCTCGGCCTGCCGGGTATTTTCATCAACACGGTTGGAGACCTCGCACTGCTTCCCCGGGTCCTGGATGCCGCGAGCCGCTTCGAGCGCCGTCCGCCGGACGCGGAGATGGAGGCCATGCTCGGCTCGACCCGGATGACGTCCCTGTTCGGCCTCCCCGCCTGACGGGGAGCAGCCTCGGCTCGGACGCGCTGCTCGGCGTTCCGCTCATGTCTTCTCGCTCCGCAAACGCTACTGCGTGATCACACCCTGTCCCGCGAAGAAGAGGGGAGCGAGCGCGTGGCGCTGCTGTCCGAGCTCTTCGTCCGCCGCGCCACCATTGAACACGCCGGCCTCGGTGGGGACGTAGCGAGGACCTTCTCCAGGTCCCCCGTACAGCGGACGACGATCCCCATCTTCTGTTGCTCATGGACCCGCGATCCCGGCTCGGCCGTGCCGACGAGCGCAGTCAGGATCTCGTTCTTGTCCTTGCCTTCGACATATCCCGGCATCGCTCGTGACCTCCTTGATTCAGCCGAACGTTTGACATGAGCGGCGGGACCCAGCTTGCTGGGGCACGTCCGCTCGATGGAAGGGTTAGGCGGCACTTTGCGGGTACCAGTGAACTTCGCTATCACTGCTTCAGCTGCCACCGTTGCGGCTCAAGGCATTGAAAGAGCTCAATCAAAAGATCATCGGGGCCGGCGGTCATTACGTACCTAAACTTCGGTTGCTCCCGAATTGCGGTGCGAAACTTATGCCCGTTTGCCTTCATTCTGGCAACAAGTTCATTGAGATCGTCAGTCTCGATCCCGACATGATGCATTGCGCCTCCAGGTTGCGCCTTCGGGGGTTGCTCGTAGACGTGAACGAACGCGTTCCCGAGCCGAAGCCGTACTGTGCGTACCCCCGCGGCCTCTTCATC
Coding sequences:
- a CDS encoding aldo/keto reductase, with product MIEKRPFGRTGHQSTVTLFGAAALARAGQADADRTLEVLLRYGVNHIDTAARYGDSELRIGPWMARHRKDFFLATKTGSRTGPEAREDIHRSLDRLRVDHVDLIQLHSLGHPDDWDQAMGPEGALEAAVEARQQGLVRFIGVTGHGWTIAAMHRRSLARFDFDSVLLPFNFLFAQNERYRNTFDEVLATCRERNVAVQIIKSIARGPWATTDRTHTTWYQPLEAQEDIDRAVHWILGLPGIFINTVGDLALLPRVLDAASRFERRPPDAEMEAMLGSTRMTSLFGLPA
- a CDS encoding VOC family protein; amino-acid sequence: MRVGLDHIHVFSTNLSVTVEFFQKMFNAAMVWDEEAAGVRTVRLRLGNAFVHVYEQPPKAQPGGAMHHVGIETDDLNELVARMKANGHKFRTAIREQPKFRYVMTAGPDDLLIELFQCLEPQRWQLKQ